Part of the Lotus japonicus ecotype B-129 chromosome 6, LjGifu_v1.2 genome, CGTCGACGCAatactttccttttttttttacttttttgtaGTGATTTGTGTTATTGGACAGGGCTTATGGTTATGGGCCTTGTTGGAGTATTTCTGATATGAATCGGTCGGGTTCGGACACCGTTGGGTCCAATAATATGGAACCGAACCCGACTAACATAACCCGTTTTTACCTGGACCAACACGCTCGAAAGTGTTAATTTGGGCTTGGATTGTTCGGTTTTGGGTCGGGCCGGTTTTTCTGATCAACCCTAATTTCCGTTTTTACCGGGTGGATTTTGAtgggattaattttttgaacaggGGTAAAATTGACAATTAACATAGTGGTGCAAGGTtacaccactaaaaagtggtgcatattaggtgtaCCCTTGTTTTAGTCACCCCTCAAGGTTCATAAAAATGACACTTCACATcatttttatctattttataTAGAGGAAAAATTTAGTAATGAAAAAATCGTCactaataattactaattaattaaaatttaaataaatttaataaatatacattatcatacattaatttatgaaaataatttatattgactttaaaaaaaattatgaaaataattttacttcattaaattaaaaaaaaatcattcattGTGTCTGTCGAGCCCACACCTCATCCATCTCCAAACCATGTTTCTCCCCACAAATGGTCACCACCAAGTCTTTGTTCCCTTTAGCGCGGCAGCCacccaggggcggacccacgtgcagttcagggggttcagttgaaccccctgaaaaaaaaaaaattcctacctACCCCcctatagtaatttttttttgaaccccctgaaattaaaaaattgcaCCCAAGTCCCAGCCTCACTCCTTCTCTCACGCACGCACTCCTTCTCACTCTCGGTCTCTCTCTCACCACACTCACGAATCTTCTCCTCCTGTCGATTCACACGGTCAcacctcttctccttctcttgacCACCACCGATCCAGTCCACCACCACCAGCCGACGCACCACGCCACCGGCCACCAGCCACCAGCCCACCACAATCCTTCTCTGCTCACTACCTTCTCTCTCTCACGCTGTCACTCTCTGGTCTTTGGTTCTACTTCTCAAATCTCAAGCACAACACACACCAGTGACACCACGCCACCAGCCACCACCACCGGCTGCCGGCGCACACTGCACAACGCCACcacccactctctctctctgttgaagcttgaaggttggttggaattgaaaacccccaaattgaaaacctaaaccccaaattgaaaaccctAACTGCTATTATTTTGATTTGCTTTCCCTTTTGCTGAGTTTAAAAGTAGAGTATGTTGTCaattgttgaatttgcttaaaTCAATTTGTCAGTTGTTGAATTAGACAATTAGTCATTGTGCAAAAGGAGCACTACCAGGAGCTTTCGGTCATGGGATGATTAGATATTTAGATGATATTGTATTTTACAATTTATTTGCCTTGTGATTCATGGCCCATGGTGCTTGGTCTGATTGGAGAAAGCGTGAGATTGCAGGTTGTGTTTTGGGATCTTTATTGCTGCATTTTGACAGCAAACAGCTAGAAGAAAGCTAAGTCTCTTGCTGTTAGTCTATGAGTTAAATGACAATGAGTTTCTCATTTGAGTTAAGGTGGAATAGGTATCAGGGAACTTCCTTCAGTGTTGCTTTGTTCTGTAAATGACACTGGGTTTGGAGTGCTATACCAACACTGGTTTTTGTCTACTAGTGTTGGTTTTCCTTGTCTATCTTTTGTAAATATTTCTTGTACTTTTTTGGGTTAGAGTACCCTAGTACTCTATTCTAATACTAAtttgcttatccaaaaaaaaaaaacaatttacatACACTGATACACTAGTTTGCTTAAAATGGGAGTAATTGGTTTGAGAATTGAGAGTAATTGGTTTGATTTACATGAGGGTAATtggtttgattttaattttacaaAACATTCcagttattttcaattttacatgAGAGTAATTGGTTTGATTTAAATGGTTTGATTTAGTAATTGGTTTGAGATTGTAATTTGAATgaaaatgttttcaaattgctcAAGTTTGTCATGAATGATTTGTATATAACTTCATGTATGAATCTAATTTAAGTCTACTCTATCTTGTGAAGGTCATGGATAAATTTTTAATCAAGAGAGCAAGGTCATCAAGTGAGCAATGTGGATCAAGCTTATTGTTCAACGATTTCAGAATATGAAATCGCGTAGAGGACAACTATGATTtgtataatttctgatgtataaacatattacagttgtttttaattatatttttatcgatgtgttCATGTGAAAAATTTGACCCCCTGGCCggggggtcctggatccgccattGCAGCCACCATCCCATAAAGTGAAATTTCATGGCACCATCATGCATCAATATTAATTTTAGATGAGAAAATAATGTGGTGAATTGCACAAAATATGTTGTGTTCAAGGAAATCTTTCACAATATATGATTTCTGTAATTGATGTTCAATTATTGACAATGTCGTTgtcatttttttcaaattttcttatacttttttcctattGAAGTCAATTTTAactaagattaaccatttataagacttaaaattcaaataaaacttGAGGTATATAATAACCTCGTGCATGGCACGGGTCTCAAACTAGAATCAATAATTTTAAAACCAAATCATTCATCTCGTAGTAGTTATGTGCATGGTCTCTTTGGCTTGGCGTCGTTGTAGAGGGAAATCGAAGACGGGTGATCATTACATGAGGAACACTATGCAACGCTTCGTTTTGTGCAAGGCATCTGAAGCGTGGGTGAAACTCTACCTCTCCCCCATCCTGAGTAACAAGGCCCTTACTATTCCGCTACTCGATTGTTCTTAGACCGTTGGAAGTCTCTGTTCAAGCAATGGTTGCAtgtttattaatttatgttggtGTAAAGTCTTGTAAATTGCTTAGAGTAGGCAGGGACATGTACATGTCTTCCTTGATTGCTCTAAATCATGTTGGAGTCCAGTAGAAACAGAAAACTACCAgcactaaaaaaaatcaaactcgaatcaaaataagagaaaagagaaaaacacaTAAATTGGTGAGCAGGTCGCTCAGTTTCTTGGTGCTATTTCATTTACTTAATATCCCAATGCTATGGTAGAAATTGGGGAAAGAggagatagagagaaaaattaGAGAGAAAAGGGAGAAGTTTATTCATCAATCAACATAGTTATAGTTCACTTTCTTACAACCCTTTATACTTCAGCTAACAACCTTCATAACCGACTAGCCAACTCTTTATCTGCCTAACAACTCTATAGCAGCCTAACTGTAAACATACGTAACATAATCTTTTTGGCATTTTCTTATAAAATTACAAATTAAAGAGATAAACACTTAAACAATGAAAATAAACCAACAGAATTAGTCTAGAAACCTAGGCCTCTTGATAGTGCGAGcctttttgatatttttatgcTTGTGTGTTAGTGATGAAAATAGTGGCAAAGTTTTTCTTGAATTGCAAGAATAACTTTATTCTTCTGATATGCATGTTTTTAATGCAGATTGTTAAGTATCCCAACTGTAATTATATTGTCAGAAAAGATACAGACTCGTCTATACCATTTCTCCTTACAGAAATCAACAGCCACATATATTCCATTTTTCAAAGATAGTCGCGACCAAATTTTTCCTTATCATCATTCGTTTCATCTTTAATAAGCATCCGAGAAACGCCACTTAGAAAATTCCCTTCGTGATCCCTATCTATCACATCAACACAGTACCTCCCCTTCGTCGCTAGGAAACCCTATTATGAAGAAAATGAGGCTTAGTGCCCTATATGAGGAGTTGAGCGCTCAAGGTGGCTGGAAACCCCACTTGGCAAGAGATTATGTCTACGAACTCCAACTAATAGATTCACCTAGGTTAGAGATAATTATGTGGATAGCGCTCGACATCATAAGTGAAATGAACCTTTATAtaagtgtttgagttgaaaacAACTAGAGAATTAAGTGAAGCATTTATGAATACATCTTCTTCATAGTTATCCCAGCAAAACTAAGGCAACTCAACTTCAAGTAAAAGAAAGCACGTTCTAAGGAAATTCTTAAACCACACATGTACAAGTGCTTTGTGCTCATCAGCAAAATTAAGACAACTCAACATGAAAAAGAAAGCACGTTCTAAGGAAATTTTACTTAAAACACATAGGTACAATACATGATTGCTCTGTGCTCAATTGAATGAATCCTAAAGTCTCAAGGGTGGCTTCTAGGTGCTGCTGGCCCTCTCTGTTTTTTTGTCTCTGTAGCCCCCGTGTGTATTTCCCTAGACTAGAAGGATTCTTTTGTTTCTTAGTCTAGTTTTCTCCCATTTTTTTCCTTGTTTTTCCTCTTTTCCCCTTTGTAAATGGGTATTAGCATACCTTTATGCTATCATTTATTCATTATATTTCTTTgcctgttcaaaaaaaaatgctcTCATTAAAGGACTCTGAAATGTTATTCATCAACACATCGCATTTGGGATACAAGCTAAAAGAATGCTTACACCATGACTTTGCATCCCTTTATgctatcatatattatatttctttggctgttcaaaaaaaaaaaagtgatatgTGCTCATTAAAGGACTCTGAAAGGTTATTCATCAACACATCGCATTTGGGATAAAAGGTAAAATAATGCTTACACCGTGACTTTGTAGGGATTGCAAGCAACCATGTGTATGTAACCAGATCTGCTTCTCTCAACTCCAACATCTTATTAGTCCACAGCTGATGGTAAGTAGCCTTGGCAGCTGCTATGAAAGTGAAAGGTTTTTGTCCCCGTGGTCTTCCTAATCCTAATTGGAAGGTTGCGCTTCTGGGTGTTTTCAATTTGGTTCATAAACTCGTGAGTGTGTTCTTTAGGGATAGTTGGATTTGAGTATAAAATCTCAAAACAACGTTGCAACGCATATTCCGGGATCTAGTTGaaattttagtccctttaaTGAAGTGTTTTCCAGCTATGCTTGCAAAGGAGAGTTATGAGCTTCATCTTATGTATTTTCAACTATTAAACAAAATGGAAACACGTCTTTAAGGGTACGAAGGATTGCTTTGTGACTGTTTTTTTTGGCATATTGTTGAGCATCATGTTAAACTCAGTATTTTCTCATATTGAAGAATTTCTATAAATTCAAGTAGGGATACAGTAAAGCTGTAAAGGTCTAAAGGAGATTCATAGGTGAACTCATGAGTACAACAAAATTATGAGAAATTTAGCAATGATGTAATTGGCTATTAAGAAGCGCAACCATACAGATTGGTATGAAGTGTTTATTCATAGGTCAAGTCATAATAAAGAAATAGAATGACAGTTATTGGTAAGTAATCAGGGAAAATTATGATGAGTGCAAATAAACGGTCGCAAGTAATAGATGTAATTTAAAATGAGTTAGATGGAAGAAACTGAGATAATTAGTATTGAGTttgaaaacaacaaaaaattgaaaacaactCAAAagctaaaaaaccaaaaaaataggAAAGAAAGAAGTATTTTTTTTACGCCATCTTGAAAGGGTTTTTACTATCCAACTTCAACTTTAAGCCTATTTATATTTCTTTGTCATCATATTTGGTGCACTCATGATATATTGGTTTTTCAATAAAATACAATTTTTATTTCCATCATGTTAGTTAAAGTATTGACAAATAGTAAAAGAAATATTATAATAACAAAATTCAAATGAATTaacataaaatgaaataaaaaatactcttcaatttctatttttttgtttttaaaattatataaacacaataaaaaagtttaaattcaaattaaaagtaataaaaaaagCCAGATAAAATTGAGTGCTGACATGACAAAGGGTTGATCTAGAAGGCGAAAGAGGATGGTGAGTGAGAACAGACATGTAACAGGCCACACCACGAGTGTTATGAGGTGTCAAATAGGTCGTAAAGGATAAAAGAGCATATAAGCTCATTGCTGTACGAGGCAAATGAAAACAGGTTGACGAGGCACATCGTAAGGTCGGCGCAACACATTAGTGAAAGCAACAACTTTCTGGGAAAGAGTTGAAACCTTGAGAAGTTAGAAATTAGGGTACTTGAATGTTCAAAGAGTTGAGAGTGGGAAAAATGTGACTGTGTTTAgttaggggtgcacatgggtcgAGTCAACCAAATAAATTCATCCAACTCAATCCGATCCAATggtaaaaatgcgggttggattggACTAACGGGTTCACCAGATGGATTTTATTACGATCCAATCATCTTTGGATCGGATATCGGATTCCATaataatccatccaacccaacccgaaatccaatcatgtaataataatatattatttaatatatatttttaataattttaatttttacctaacCTACTAATAGGGAATGTAATTTATGAAGACTTGGATCATATTATTTGAGTGATTTTTAGGAGACTTGGAGCTAATTTGTTTATAATTACTTGTCATATTTAAAAACTCGAAGTACTTGTTTAGTTATGTGCTGTTGTATAGATGTGTGTAGACGGTAGTTATTAACTTATTATGTAATCGCATGTTAGAGACTTGAAGTccttgttttttaatatttttcaatatttctgatttatttttattttaatatagcgatccaatcaatccatccaaaCCAACCCGAAGATTGTCGGATTGAGTTGGTTCGGATTCGTAggtgaaaattcacaaaatccaacccaacccaacccaaacatTTATGCTCGGTTCGGATCCTGATTAGCctgaaaatccatccaacccaacccatgtgcagtTAGTGGGACAGGTTTcataccaaaataaaaaaatagtataaaaaattatgagagaacttttaacatttaattaaaattaaaataagatttCTAAGACAAAATAAACAAGCTATGTGATTTCTACCATTTGGTAAGGAAAATGGTTTCTCGTCTCTGTTCTTCCTACTCTTCACTcacctctttctcttcttcttcttctccttcttcttcttcttcttcgcgcaatttcaaattcaaaaccgTTCTTCCCCTTAACCATGCATCGTTGCAGAACGCAAATTCTCACGACCACCCAGTTGcaagttcttcatcttcaaggGAAAACCAACCATGGGTCAATCCCAATAGCCCCAGAGCTCAACTTTTCCTCAAGAGGTTCCCTCATGAAAAGTACACTCTCCTCCTCAAACTCACCGACTCTCTCAACTCGTGCGATCCCGCTGACCCACAAGTCTCTGCAATTCTGAACGATTTAGGGGACAATGTCTCAGAACGAGAAGCTGTGTTCATTCTTGATAGGATGGAGAATTCTGAAACCGCACCCGTTGTTCTACGTTACTTGCGGGACAAGATTAAACCCACCAGAGGCAAAGAGTTGGTTCTTTACAATGTGGCCATGAAGGTTTTCAAGAAGTGTAAGGATTTTGAAGGTGCGGAGAAGCTGTTTGATGAAATGCTTCAGAGAAAGTTGAAGCCGGATAACGTTACTTTCGCGACTATGATTaactgtgctaggttgtgttcTATGTCTGACAGGGCTGTGGAGTGGTTTGAGAAGATGCCGGGTTTCGGGTGTGAGCCGGATGCTGTCACGTGTGCGACCGTGATATTTGCTTATGCGCGTGTTGAGAATGTTGATATGGCTGAGCGCCTTTATGATCGTGCGAAGACGGAGAATTGGAGGCTTGACACGGTGACGTTCTCAGCATTGATTAAGATGTATGGCATGTTGGAAGACTACGATCAATGCTTAAATGTTTACGATGATATGAAGGTTCTTGGTGTGAAACCGAACCTGGGAACGTATAATACTTTGTTGCCTGCCGTGTATAGAGCCAGGAAGCCCCTGCTGGCAAAGCTTATATATGAAGAGATGAAAAGAAATGGTATCTCGCCGGATTATATAACCTATTCAACTCTATTGCGAGCCTATATTGGAGGGTATTTGAGGGAAGACGCTCTTGGTATTTATAGGGAAATGAAGGAGAACAGGATTGGTGTTACTGTAGATCTTTGTAACTTGCTTTTATCTATGTGTGCTGATGTTGGCTTCCTTGATGAAGCTGTTGAAATTTTTGAAGACATAAAAAGTTCTGGGATTTACCAGCCTGATGAGTCGACATTTTCAAGCTTGATTACTGTATATTCCTGCTTTGCGAAAGTTTCGGAGGCAGAAGCGATGTTAAATGAAATGATTGAATCTGGATTTAAGCCTAATATCTTTGTTATAACCCCGCTTGTCAAATGCTATGGAAAAGTAAAGCAAATTGATGATGTTGTGAAGATAGTTAAGCGAGGCTTGGATTGGGGCATCGTTCCGGATGGCCACTGCTGCTGTTGTCTTCTGAATATTATGACAAAAACACCAATGGAAGAGCTTGGCAAGCTCATAGATTGCATTGAGAAGGCTAATGAAGAACTTGGGTCTGTGGTAAGATATTTGGTGGAGGGGCAGGAGGAGGGTGATCAAGATTTTATAAAGGAAACATCAGCTCTTCTTAACTCAACTGATGCTGAAATAAAGAAGCCCTTGTGCAATTGCCTGATTGATCTTTGTGTCTACCTGAATTTACCTAATAGAGCACGTGAACTTTTTGACCTAGGATCGACGCTTGAGATATATAAGGATGTACAATTCAGAGCTCCAACTCAGTGGTCTTTGCATCTAAGAAGACTCTCAGTTGGAGCTGCTATGACTGCGTTACATGTTTGGATAAACGACTTGTGTAAGGCTTTGGAATCAGGGGAGGAGCTTCCATCACTAGGAATTAATACTGGGATTGGAAAATACCAGTTTTCAGACAAAGGCTTGGCTAGTGTATTTGAATCGCATTTGAAGAAACTCAAAGCTCCATTCCATGAGGCTCCAGATAAGCCTGGCTGGTTTTTTATATCAAAGAAAGCAGCCAAATCATGGCTGAAGTCTAGGGGTTCAGCCAAATCAATTGCTGCTCTGGACTCTCTGGTTTTAGGTGTTCCAACAATGGCCCTTCCCTATTGATAATGCAGTTAGGGAATGATGTGCCGTGTTATTTTATGCATTTGCCTATTCCTTTAGTGGAAATTTTGTGTGAGCGAACTCAATATGTATACCAAACTTTTTGATGTCTTACCGAGTAAATGAAGACCTGATACTTAGTTTTTCTTTACTAATGTACACCTACATATCCATATATTATTGATCTTTTAATAATAGACTCTATTTAGCTCAAAGAGAGTGAAGAGATGAAATTTAAATGGAGGATAAGCAATtcacttaaaaattaaaatgagagTAGCTGTGCTGTGAAGGGAGCTCCACTAACATTGTCTTACGACCACCATTCCCAATAAGTTTACTCTCTCTAGTATTTTCAAACCAAGCTCACCCTCTGTTTTTTCtgtcttcttcattttcatcatAAACATATTTGGTATCCTAGTAGTCAATCTGACATGGATATTGATAATGTCTACCAGTGATTTGCATCACATAGTCTCTCATAATAGACGTTTTACCGAGAGTTCGAACTTATGTATTCACCCTTATGATAACGTTGGTTGTTTACCGGCGCTTATCACTACTATTACATTACTTATCACtactttttttatttccttaattttaatttcagtctttctcaccaaatttaatatataaataaccACTAAGCGCGTAGATCAGCTGAGACGAAGTTATTCTAGCTTAAACGGATATCTCGGGTTCAAATTTCGTGAATACAATTGCATTGAAAACTCACCCCACCAAgttataaaagaaaattttcctCTGCAAAACAAAACAGAAGATTTGTTGAGTGAGTATTAAGGAGAGCTGGATTTAGCACCCCAAAtcttagatttcacacccccaattttcggattttcgGGTTCCcaattatttcggaatcttatattccgaaattaattcatgatttgtagtgcaaaatacatgtaacaccccacttttgagtgaaaaatgcttcggaaaccttatttccgaaatatttcaaaaactaaatttccgaaagtggggtgacatttctaatgagtgGGGTGCCAAATCTAGCTCTCAGTAAGGGGAGGGAAAATGGCTCAACCTCAAGCTCACACTCTTTGCTCTTCCCCTTATTCTGGCTTCCATGATTGCAAACCCATGACCACTCTTACTATCCCTTCTCCTTATTCTTTCCGAAGTCTCAAACTGCCAAACTTTCCTTCCTCCCATAAACTCTCTCTTCTCCCTCTTCAATCCAAAACCTTTCTCCAACCTACCCTTTTCTCCTTGCAACACTCTACTCCTCCAGCTCTCAATTCTCTAGAAGATGCAAAACTCGATGACCCAGATGCAAAATCTTCAAAATTTCACGTCCGGGTCAAACCCAGAACCCCCAGAACCAAACAGCTTCGGAAGAAAACTTCTGATACCAGTTCTTCCATCCTGAAACTAGCCAAGTCTCTGGACTCATGTGATCCCAGTGAGCAAAAAGTCTCTGAAGTTTTGAAAGGTTTTGGGGATAATGTTACAGAACGTGAAGCTGAGCTCATTCTCCACAACATGGAGAGTCCTGAAACTGCATTGCCTGCTGTTGAGTACCTCCAGCAGAAGATTGAACCAGCTAGGCAAGTTGTTCTCTACAACGCCACCCTGAAGCTGTGTAAGGAAATTAGGGACTTTGAACGAGCAGAGaaggtgtttgatgaaatgcttCAAAGAGGTGTCGAGCCTAATCTCGTTACATTTTCAACTATGATTAGCTGTGCTTCCATGTGTTCTTTGCCACATAAGTCTGTGGAGTGGTTTGAGAAGATGCTCTCCTTTGAGTGTGAGCCTGATGACAACGTGTACTCGGATGTGATATATGCTTATGCGCTTACTTGTAATGTTGATATGGCTTTGAGCCTGTATGATCGCGCGAGAAAAGAGAAATGGCGCATTGATACGTTGGCATTCGCAGCATTGGTTAAGATGTATGGGATGGTTGGAAATTATGATGGATGCTTAAGTGTTTACAATGAGATGAAGGTTCTTGGTCCT contains:
- the LOC130726444 gene encoding pentatricopeptide repeat-containing protein At4g16390, chloroplastic-like is translated as MVSRLCSSYSSLTSFSSSSSPSSSSSSRNFKFKTVLPLNHASLQNANSHDHPVASSSSSRENQPWVNPNSPRAQLFLKRFPHEKYTLLLKLTDSLNSCDPADPQVSAILNDLGDNVSEREAVFILDRMENSETAPVVLRYLRDKIKPTRGKELVLYNVAMKVFKKCKDFEGAEKLFDEMLQRKLKPDNVTFATMINCARLCSMSDRAVEWFEKMPGFGCEPDAVTCATVIFAYARVENVDMAERLYDRAKTENWRLDTVTFSALIKMYGMLEDYDQCLNVYDDMKVLGVKPNLGTYNTLLPAVYRARKPLLAKLIYEEMKRNGISPDYITYSTLLRAYIGGYLREDALGIYREMKENRIGVTVDLCNLLLSMCADVGFLDEAVEIFEDIKSSGIYQPDESTFSSLITVYSCFAKVSEAEAMLNEMIESGFKPNIFVITPLVKCYGKVKQIDDVVKIVKRGLDWGIVPDGHCCCCLLNIMTKTPMEELGKLIDCIEKANEELGSVVRYLVEGQEEGDQDFIKETSALLNSTDAEIKKPLCNCLIDLCVYLNLPNRARELFDLGSTLEIYKDVQFRAPTQWSLHLRRLSVGAAMTALHVWINDLCKALESGEELPSLGINTGIGKYQFSDKGLASVFESHLKKLKAPFHEAPDKPGWFFISKKAAKSWLKSRGSAKSIAALDSLVLGVPTMALPY